One [Clostridium] saccharolyticum WM1 DNA segment encodes these proteins:
- the rfbH gene encoding lipopolysaccharide biosynthesis protein RfbH, which yields MFENKTEKEAREKILSLVEEYCSTYHNQKDPFKEGDRIPYASRVYDHQEMVNLVDSSLEFWLTSGRYTDEFEKKLAKYLNVRFCSLVNSGSSANLVAFMTLTSPLLKERQIKRGDEVITVAAGFPTTVTPMIQYGAVPVFVDVTIPQYNIQADMLEAARSEKTKAVMIAHTLGNPFDLSAVKAFCDKHHLWLVEDNCDALGTTYTIDGEERFSGTIGDIGTSSFYPPHHMTMGEGGAVYTDNPLLNKIIRSFRDWGRDCVCPSGRDNLCGHRFDRQYGELPVGYDHKYVYSHFGYNLKATDMQAAIGCAQLDKFPSFVARRRHNFDRLYKGLEEASDKLILPEPCPGSKPSWFGFLITCREGISRNQVVQYVESKGIQTRMLFAGNLTKHPCFDQMRTSGEGYRIVGALTNTDRIMKDTFWVGLYPGMTDEMIDFMAKTMKEAVSL from the coding sequence ATGTTTGAGAATAAAACAGAAAAAGAGGCGCGGGAGAAGATCCTTTCCCTGGTGGAGGAGTACTGCAGCACCTATCACAATCAGAAAGATCCGTTTAAGGAAGGAGACCGAATCCCTTATGCTTCCCGTGTGTACGATCATCAGGAGATGGTGAACCTGGTGGACAGCTCTCTGGAGTTCTGGCTGACATCCGGGCGGTATACCGATGAATTTGAAAAAAAACTGGCAAAGTATTTAAATGTCAGGTTCTGCTCTCTTGTTAATTCCGGTTCCTCAGCAAATCTTGTGGCATTTATGACCCTTACATCCCCGCTTTTAAAAGAGCGTCAGATTAAGCGCGGCGATGAAGTGATTACGGTAGCGGCCGGATTCCCCACTACGGTAACCCCTATGATCCAGTATGGAGCCGTTCCCGTATTTGTGGATGTTACGATTCCGCAGTATAACATTCAAGCAGATATGCTTGAGGCTGCACGTTCAGAAAAGACCAAAGCAGTCATGATTGCCCACACCCTGGGAAATCCCTTTGATCTTTCTGCCGTTAAAGCATTTTGTGACAAACATCATTTATGGCTTGTGGAGGATAACTGCGATGCCCTTGGCACAACCTATACCATTGATGGAGAAGAGCGTTTTTCCGGCACCATCGGTGATATCGGGACCTCCAGCTTTTATCCGCCCCACCATATGACCATGGGAGAGGGAGGCGCGGTATATACGGACAACCCTCTGTTAAATAAAATTATCCGTTCTTTCCGGGACTGGGGCAGGGACTGTGTCTGCCCATCCGGACGTGATAACTTATGCGGACACCGGTTTGACCGGCAATACGGAGAGCTTCCTGTGGGCTATGACCATAAATATGTGTATTCCCATTTCGGCTACAATTTGAAAGCAACGGACATGCAGGCTGCGATCGGCTGTGCCCAGCTTGACAAGTTCCCCTCCTTTGTGGCACGGAGACGTCATAATTTTGACCGCCTATATAAGGGACTTGAGGAGGCATCTGATAAACTTATCCTGCCGGAACCATGTCCGGGCTCCAAGCCAAGCTGGTTCGGATTTTTAATAACCTGCAGGGAAGGGATAAGCCGGAATCAGGTGGTGCAGTATGTGGAATCCAAAGGAATCCAGACAAGGATGCTGTTTGCCGGAAATTTAACAAAGCACCCCTGTTTTGATCAGATGCGAACGTCTGGAGAAGGATACCGGATCGTTGGAGCGCTGACTAACACCGACCGGATCATGAAGGACACCTTCTGGGTTGGATTATATCCGGGAATGACTGATGAAATGATCGATTTTATGGCAAAAACCATGAAAGAGGCAGTAAGCCTGTAG
- a CDS encoding LicD family protein encodes MREYDLTEVHQANLAVLKEIDRICRKYRIKYLLDAGTLLGAVRHKGFIPWDDDADVAFTRSNYDAFLKVVRRELPEGMELLEPKDLRGGTAFYDFAARIIYKNSQTHEDSDEMRFYEGKLNHLWVDLFVIDELPEGKAASAFTRLLHTVIYGMAMGHRYRVDFKKHSLINKIVIGVLASFGKMIPMRILRKLQHMAAVKDQKGKSSLRYYSNYQPDYLYVTLKKEWCDETVDLEFEDTRLMAPKGWHEVLTWIYGDYKKLPPEEKQVPTHSSTKIKIFH; translated from the coding sequence ATGAGAGAATATGATTTGACGGAGGTACATCAGGCAAACCTGGCTGTTTTAAAGGAAATTGACCGTATCTGCCGGAAATACAGAATTAAATATCTTCTGGATGCCGGTACGCTTTTGGGCGCAGTAAGGCACAAGGGCTTTATTCCCTGGGATGACGATGCGGATGTGGCATTTACCCGTTCCAATTACGATGCCTTTTTAAAAGTGGTACGCCGGGAACTTCCGGAAGGAATGGAGCTTCTTGAACCAAAGGATTTGAGAGGCGGAACCGCTTTTTATGATTTTGCAGCCAGGATCATCTATAAGAACAGCCAGACCCATGAAGACTCCGATGAGATGAGATTTTATGAAGGAAAGCTGAACCACCTGTGGGTGGATTTATTCGTCATTGATGAGCTTCCTGAAGGAAAAGCTGCTTCTGCCTTTACCCGTCTGCTTCATACGGTGATTTATGGTATGGCTATGGGGCACCGCTACCGCGTGGATTTTAAGAAGCACAGCCTGATAAATAAAATCGTTATCGGTGTGCTGGCTTCTTTCGGGAAAATGATCCCCATGAGGATCTTGAGAAAACTTCAGCATATGGCTGCCGTCAAGGATCAGAAAGGGAAAAGCAGTCTTAGGTATTACAGCAATTATCAGCCTGATTACCTTTATGTGACGCTTAAAAAGGAATGGTGTGATGAAACCGTGGACTTAGAATTTGAAGATACCAGGCTGATGGCACCAAAGGGCTGGCATGAGGTCCTAACCTGGATCTATGGCGATTACAAGAAGCTTCCTCCGGAAGAAAAACAGGTACCAACCCATTCCAGTACAAAAATTAAAATTTTTCACTAA